The following proteins are encoded in a genomic region of Microtus ochrogaster isolate Prairie Vole_2 chromosome 5, MicOch1.0, whole genome shotgun sequence:
- the LOC101983205 gene encoding aromatase: MFLEMLNPMHYNVTNMVPEAMPVSAMPLLLIMGLLFLIWNCESTSSIPGPGYCLGIGPLISHGRFLWMGIGSACNYYNKTYGELVRVWISGEETLVISKSSVIFHVMKHSNYISRFGSKRGLQCIGMHENGIIFNNNPDLWKTVRPFFMKALTGPGLVRMVEVCAESIKQHLDRLDDVTNNSGHVDVLTLMRHIMLDTSNILFLGIPLDESAIVKKIQGYFNAWQALLIKPNIFFKISWLYKKYERSIKDLKDEIAVLVEEKRQKVSTAQKLEDCIDFATDLIFAERRGDLTKENVNQCILEMLIAAPDTMSVTLYFMLLLIAEYPDVEIAILKEIHTVIGDRDIRIDDIQNLKVVGNFINESLRYQPVVDLVMRRALADDVIDGYPVKKGTNIILNIGRMHRLEYFPKPNEFTLENFEKNVPFRYFQPFGFGPRSCAGKYISMVMMKVVLVTLLKRFHVKTLQKRCIENMPKKNDLSLHPNEDRHLVEIIFTPRNSDKNIIKRL, encoded by the exons GTCCTGGCTACTGTCTGGGAATTGGTCCCCTCATTTCCCACGGTAGGTTCCTGTGGATGGGGATTGGAAGTGCCTGCAACTACTACAATAAGACCTACGGAGAGCTCGTGAGGGTCTGGATCAGCGGGGAGGAAACGCTCGTCATCAGCAA GTCCTCAGTCATATTCCACGTTATGAAGCACAGTAACTACATctccaggtttggcagcaagcgtGGGCTGCAGTGCATTGGAATGCACGAGAACGGCATCATCTTCAACAACAACCCAGACCTGTGGAAAACAGTTCGCCCTTTCTTTATGAAAG CTCTGACAGGCCCCGGCCTCGTTCGGATGGTGGAAGTGTGTGCAGAGTCCATCAAACAGCATCTGGACAGGCTGGACGACGTCACCAACAACTCCGGCCACGTGGATGTGCTGACCCTCATGCGACACATCATGCTGGACACCTCGAACATACTCTTCCTGGGGATTCCCCTGGATG AAAGTGCCATTGTGAAAAAAATCCAAGGTTATTTTAATGCATGGCAGGCTCTCCTCATCAAACCCAACATCTTCTTTAAGATTTCTTGGCTCTACAAAAAGTATGAAAGATCCAT CAAGGACTTGAAAGACGAGATAGCTGTTTtggtggaagagaaaagacagaaggttTCCACAGCACAGAAGCTGGAAGACTGCATAGATTTTGCAACTGACTTGATTTTTGCTGAG AGGCGTGGAGACCTGACGAAGGAGAATGTGAACCAGTGCATACTGGAGATGCTGATCGCGGCACCTGACACCATGTCCGTCACTCTGTACTTCATGCTACTTCTCATTGCAGAGTACCCTGATGTTGAAATTGCAATACTGAAGGAAATCCACACTGTTATTG GTGACAGAGACATAAGGATTGAtgatatacaaaatttaaaagtggtGGGAAACTTCATTAATGAAAGCCTGAGGTACCAGCCCGTCGTGGACTTGGTCATGCGTAGAGCCCTGGCCGATGATGTGATTGATGGCTACCCAGTCAAGAAGGGAACCAACATCATTCTGAATATCGGAAGAATGCACAGACTCGAGTATTTCCCCAAGCCCAATGAATTTACCCTTGAAAACTTTGAGAAGAAC GTTCCCTTCAGGTATTTTCAGCCCTTTGGCTTCGGGCCCCGCAGCTGTGCTGGGAAGTACATCTCCATGGTGATGATGAAAGTCGTCCTGGTTACACTTTTGAAGAGATTCCATGTGAAGACATTGCAAAAACGATGCATTGAAAACATGCCCAAAAAGAATGACTTGTCCTTGCACCCCAATGAGGACAGACACCTTGTGGAAATAATTTTCACTCCAAGAAATTCAGACAAGAACATCAttaaacgcctttaa